The bacterium genomic interval CCTCCTTAACAAGGATATTTCCCCAGTTGTCGGAGAAATTCATCTGCTTCTTGAGAAGAGAGATTTCAGTTTTTGTCAGAAGCCTTAAGTCCTCAGTTGAGAAATTGTCATGAAGGGCAGCTGTCCTCTCACATTCCTTTACAAGGGGAGAGCTGTCAATTATTCCGGTCATAATTTTCTTTAATTTATCTGTCACTTGTTGTTCTCCCTGCGTAGTTTTTTGAATTTTTTACTGCAAGCTGGCCGCATGCACCCTGAATGTCATCTCCCTTGCTAAGGCGCAATGTAACAGCTGCATGCATTGTACGCAATGATTCTGTAAATTCCATAATGCGTCTATCATCAGGCCTGCGAAAGATTTTGGTGGTTTCATTATATGGTATAAGATTAATTTTGCATGGGATGTTTCTCAAAAGTTTTTTTAATGCATTTGCCTGGTCACGGGTATCGTTTACATCTTTCAGAAGCACATATTCAAAAGTGATTCTTTTTCTATGAAAGGTGGAATATTCTTTTACAGCTTCAATAAGCATATCTATCGGATATTTGTTGTTAACAGGCATGATTTGGGATCTTACTTTATCTGTCGCAGCGTTTAAGGATATTGCGAGATTATAAGGCTCCTTGTTTTGTAAATACCGGCGTATTTGAGGAACAATGCCTGCAGTGGAAATAGTGATTTTTCTGTGGCCTATTGCAATTCCCTCATTGTCCCTGATTATGGAAAGAGCTTTCATGAGATTGTCATAATTTAACAGAGGCTCTCCCATACCCATAACAACAATATTTGTTGGCTGTTTGCCGGTGATTTCCCGGATTCTGAGTACCTGATCAATTATTTCATCAGGTTCAAGATTTCTGAAAAAACCCATTTTACCTGTTGCGCAGAATTTACATCCCATTGCACAGCCGACCTGAGTGGAAATACATATCGTCCTTCTCTTTCCTTCAGGTATGTACACAGATTCCACAAAAAGGCCATCCTTAAGCTCCCATATAAATTTACGTGTATCAGTGTCTATAGATGAAGATTCGTCAGAAAGTTTAAGGCTGCTGATAAATGCAGTTTCATTTAGCCGATTTCTCAATTCTTTGGAGATGTCTGTCATCTCATTAAAATCATTAACTCCTTTTTTGTATATCCATGACCAAATCTGTTTTGCACGATACTCTTTTTCTCTTAGATCATAGATAAAATCGCTGAGTTCGGATTTAGATAATCCTTTTATATTAATTTTTTTCATTTGCTACCTGATTTTTAAAACAACTAAAGTTAGATCATCGGAAAAATAATTGCCGTTTGTAAAAGTGCTTACTTCCTCAAGAATATTGTTTATGATATCCAAAGCTGAAAAATCGGAGTTATTACGTAAAATCTCAGTAAGTTTTTTTTCTCCGAATTCATTCCCATCAGGGTCCATTGCTTCTGTAACCCCGTCTGTGTAAAGAACAAGAGAATCACCTCTTTCAAGGCTGATATCTGCAGATTCATATTCTGCATTCTCAATTACTCCGATTATAATGCCGCCCTGTGTTAAAAGTTCAATTTCTCCGGTTTTTTTAACAAGAACAGGATAGTTATGGCCTGCGTTTGTATATTTGAATATAAGAGTTTCAGGGTTAAAAATCCCGTAAAAAAACGTTGCGAATTTTTCAGGTGAAGTTGTTTTGGTTATATGGCTGTTGACTTTTGATAAAACTTTATAAGGCTCTGAAAATTCCAGTGCGGTAATTCTTAATGCGGCCTGAAGATTTGACATTAAAAGAGCCGCAGGTACACCTTTACCGGAAATATCGCCAATTGCAATCCCCACTGAATTATCCTGCAGTAAAAAGAAATCGTAGTAGTCTCCTCCGACTTCCTTAGAGGGAATATTGTGTCCTGCAAGTTCAAAAATTTGACTATCGGGAGAATCTTTCGGCAGAAGGTTTGTCTGAATCTCCCTTGCAAGTTCAAGTTCTTCCTCAATTTTCTGTTTTTCCAGGCTGTCTGTGTAAAGCACGGCATTTTCAAGTGCAATTGCCGCCTGTGACGAAAGAACGCTCAGAATCATCATCTCTTCTGCAGAAAAATTTGTTCGGGATATTTTTTCTCCGAGTAGAAGAATTCCGCTTAGTTTGTCTCTGTGAATAAATGGTATTAGCAGGACAGGGTTAAGCTCTCTGAGAGGCTCAAGGCACGGCTCATCATGGGTCTGTATGGAGATGTCATCAAACCCTGTAGGCTGGGTCTGTTCTCTAAGAATAGATATCCACTCTTCCTTGCCTGAGAAAATAACTTGTCTGTCCTGAAGATTGAGTATAAGACGGCCGTCAACAGAACGCATGATAAGTTCTGCGTAGGTAAGAGAC includes:
- the rlmN gene encoding 23S rRNA (adenine(2503)-C(2))-methyltransferase RlmN — protein: MKKINIKGLSKSELSDFIYDLREKEYRAKQIWSWIYKKGVNDFNEMTDISKELRNRLNETAFISSLKLSDESSSIDTDTRKFIWELKDGLFVESVYIPEGKRRTICISTQVGCAMGCKFCATGKMGFFRNLEPDEIIDQVLRIREITGKQPTNIVVMGMGEPLLNYDNLMKALSIIRDNEGIAIGHRKITISTAGIVPQIRRYLQNKEPYNLAISLNAATDKVRSQIMPVNNKYPIDMLIEAVKEYSTFHRKRITFEYVLLKDVNDTRDQANALKKLLRNIPCKINLIPYNETTKIFRRPDDRRIMEFTESLRTMHAAVTLRLSKGDDIQGACGQLAVKNSKNYAGRTTSDR
- a CDS encoding SpoIIE family protein phosphatase, which encodes INLSAISDKFGLIIQPVTIAIGIILALVSLIYEFHANFFALINLIYIITAIGLMLWGYSRLQNQRLKKQVGIVLWGIRASVGLYAIAFIFPHLHISLLSRSISYLLVTGALLIGAGSIAWAIIKYKFLDIRFIIRKGLVFSLATAVLITIYLLLFAEGKKIMSHFFPIDIPAIEIISILFVLLFFQPILGTIERLIEKFFMKDRLDYRNILQNLSRDILTTLDPGALKDKITSTLKDTMSLTYAELIMRSVDGRLILNLQDRQVIFSGKEEWISILREQTQPTGFDDISIQTHDEPCLEPLRELNPVLLIPFIHRDKLSGILLLGEKISRTNFSAEEMMILSVLSSQAAIALENAVLYTDSLEKQKIEEELELAREIQTNLLPKDSPDSQIFELAGHNIPSKEVGGDYYDFFLLQDNSVGIAIGDISGKGVPAALLMSNLQAALRITALEFSEPYKVLSKVNSHITKTTSPEKFATFFYGIFNPETLIFKYTNAGHNYPVLVKKTGEIELLTQGGIIIGVIENAEYESADISLERGDSLVLYTDGVTEAMDPDGNEFGEKKLTEILRNNSDFSALDIINNILEEVSTFTNGNYFSDDLTLVVLKIR